Within Candidatus Binatia bacterium, the genomic segment CCGCGTGCCGTTCGAGCTGCCGATGATGGAGCTCGACAACGCGTCGCGCGGCGCGGTGCTGGATCTTCCAACGGTGGTCAGTGCCGCGGAGAAAGCGGCGCACGCCGAAGACACCGCCATTTTCAACGGCTTCAAAGCCGGTGGCATCGAGGGCATCATTCCCAGCAGCCCGCATCCGGCGATTACCATCCCGGACGATGACGCGGACTATCCGTCCATCGTGGTGGACGCCGTCGAGACGCTGCGACGCGGCGGTATCAACGGGCCCTATGCGTTGGCGCTCGGGCCGGA encodes:
- a CDS encoding family 1 encapsulin nanocompartment shell protein; the protein is RVPFELPMMELDNASRGAVLDLPTVVSAAEKAAHAEDTAIFNGFKAGGIEGIIPSSPHPAITIPDDDADYPSIVVDAVETLRRGGINGPYALALGPDCYAGLAQAAEDGHPIRERVEHFLDGPMVLAPKIDGAVLLSHRGGDFQLSVGQDLSVGYAGHDKDKVHLYLTESFAFRVLERAAAVYLKPKRGKK